TCAACCACATCCCGCGCTTGCTTAATTTGTTCTACAGAAAAATTGGAAACTCCCACAAACCGAATTAAACCAGCTTCTACTGCTTCTTTAACTGGTGCAAGAGATTCTTCAATAGTGTATTTAGGATCGGGGGCGTGATATTGCCAAACATCTATGGGTTTGCTACCTCCTAACGCCTGAAAACTTTCACGAATTGTTTGGCGTAAATGTTTGGGGTTCCCGTTACGTACCCAGTTTCCATGAGGACGCATTAAACCACCTTTGGTGGCAACAACTACATGGCTAACATCGCCTTGATAACTGCCTAGTGCTTGGTAAATTAGTTTTTCGTTGTGGTGCTTATCTGATTCATCTAGGCAGTAAGAATCTGCGGTGTCAATGAATGTGATACCCAAATCCAAAGCGCGATGGATAACTTTGATTGATTCCGATTCGGAAGGACGATTGGATATTGACATCGGCATTCCACCCAAGCCGATCGCACTTACAGAGAC
The genomic region above belongs to Calothrix sp. NIES-2098 and contains:
- a CDS encoding aldo/keto reductase, whose translation is MALQTRTRSMETKQLGKTGVSVSAIGLGGMPMSISNRPSESESIKVIHRALDLGITFIDTADSYCLDESDKHHNEKLIYQALGSYQGDVSHVVVATKGGLMRPHGNWVRNGNPKHLRQTIRESFQALGGSKPIDVWQYHAPDPKYTIEESLAPVKEAVEAGLIRFVGVSNFSVEQIKQARDVVDIVSVQNQYSPWERQPEIDGVLKYCEQEGLTFLPWSPFGGRRRHENLQDIPAIAQLAQEKGVSVYCIVLAWLRSKSPAILPIPGASKVSSIEDSVQALNVQLSEAEVPKIDRAT